The DNA sequence acttataacaaccctaagacaaacctatcatgtggtttccttgggctgagtgtgtgtgacttgtccaaggtcacccaatgggtttccatagccattcCTATCTTAATCCACAAGCAGGATAATTTCCTAGGCCATGATTTAAATTCCAGTGCAGTGATAAGCCTTAATGGAATTCCAGACTTAACCAATAGTGCAGGATCACTTTCAGATGGATGACTGTGAGTTCTtacatggcaggtggttggactggatggtccttgtagtctcttccaatgctatgattctgtgagtcagTTGAAGCAGCTTCAGGATATAAACAGCACATTTGCAGCAGCATGGCTTACAAAAACGAATGGCAAGGTGTCAGGGAGTCTAGAAAATGATCTGTGCATCTCTGTGTAAGGTGTGGTGCTAACTATCTTTAAAGATTGAGTGATTAGTCCCGCCCAAAAATAAATACTGCTCTGGAGCCCTCACAGGACCCAATTTCCCATATACCCTTTGGGGCCAAGTGCAGAAATGGAGGGAGTACCAAGATCctctaacccagtggttctcaacctttggtcctctagattttttgagactacaattcccagaattcctgtacAATGAGCATACTCACTGGGACATCTgcgaattgaagtccaaaacatctggaggcccaaaggttgagaaccactgctctaatccATTTCATTCTGGGTTTTGGCCAAACTTAGCTTCAGACTTTAGAACAAAATCAGCTTTGGTTCTTCTGATGCATAACCTTCACTGGAAGCCACACAGAAGATATGCCTGTGATGAACCAGGTCCTGTGTATTGATTTTGGTTTAGTAAGCCCATatatagtttaggagccacttgTCAAAGACATAGCATTCTTCCATTCTGATCTTTATGGGCTTTCTTAGCATACTAAGGCATATTGAGAAATAGTTGTGGTGTGAGGTGTTTCAGCACCCACTAGGTTAGGCTCCTGGTTTGAGGTGTTTCTATCTTCAGCCAAAGTCTTATTTGCCCAGGTCTTTTTCCAGTCATTTTCCTGATtgttaatgtgttgttgttgttattattattattattattattattattattattattctattactTTTAATAAATTGATTGTATAAAAGTCATATataccctttttttaaaaaactgctctgtttttctttctaatgGGAAGTGATGTAGAAATGTCCTATGTAAATCGTTACATAGAAATGGAATAGCATGGCTCCAAGGTGAACTGAACAAAACCATTTACATTCCACCCACAATCATGGGAATTGTATCAATAGCTTTTTCCTTCTTACTATTCCTTTGTGAGACCAGGGTCTTTCCAGTTCCATCAGTGAGAAAATAATTTCATACATCTCCATGGACAGACACctctttgttgttagctgccatcaagtcagctttggctTGAATAACCCTCTGAATAAGAGGCCTCCATGAACCCTTGATCATCAACAACCCTGGTcagttcttgcagactcagggccttgGCTTCTTTGGTTGtccatctgtctttctcttttcttattgtCAAACTCTACCATTGTGAACTATCGTCTTTTGGTCACgttatctcatgatatggccaaagtacagtgTCCTCAGTctggtcattttggtttctagggagagtagAACTCTATTTCAGCACCCCTGAAACCTTCTCTTTTGcccttgctctctctttttcagtTACAAATAAACCCATAGTCCTTCTAGTGGATCTGGAGTCGCATATGTTTCATATAGCAATTTATACAGTGTATATCCACCGAGACGCATCTGAAATGCAGTGTTCTCCCTGTTCCAAATCTTTGTATGTGTTGTAGTGCAAACATGATTCCTTCAATTGAGGGGGAAACTCTAAACTGCCAACTCTGTTTAACTTGCTGTGGAGGATGGGGAGGGAACAGGGATTTCAGGAAACAGGCCAGAATTTGCCTAGTATGCATAGCAAATGGGTATGCTCTCATGGGCTGCATTTATGTTCCCTTTCAACTCAAGTTTTTTATACATAAgtctatgatttaaaaaaataacattctacaaaaatgtatgttttttgcCATACAAAGCAACCTGCTGAAGAGCtatgtacaaaacaaaacatactgaTTTGCATAGTTaatttaaactctgtttttgctCCATTTGTAGTTCATATTTACATCCTTAGCACAGAATGAAGTCTGGGGTAAAAATATGTCAATCTTACATTAACTAATAGTTCTCACAGTGCTTTACCTGAATGGCAGTGTGAAATCCTAAGATTCATTTAATGGCTCtgaaatctaatctctttctaaTATTGATTTGCTCATCTTTTTATCATTGTGAAAGTGAATAATGATCTGCAGTCATGAGTCTGTGCAGGAAATGAATAAACTGAATGTTAGAATCCACACCTTGTGTTGTGACGGTGCCAAAAGTTGCCCCTGTGTCTCCTAGACCTCTGATCAGATTGCTTTACATTACAGGTCGCATTGTAGCTCTTGCAAGCAATGATGGAACTGTTAAGACGTTAGAACTCAAGTCGGGGCAGCTTTCCAGCTTGTTGGGCCACGAAGATGAAGTTCAGAGTGTCACGTTTGACCACAAAGCGGAGCATCTGCTTTCGGGTGGCTCCGATGGCACTGTTAGAATTTGGAACTGAGACACTTGCCGACTCTTTGGTCTCATCCCAGAGAAATTCTCAGGCCACCTCCCAGCACTGGAGCTGGCTTCAGACGCATTCACCGTTTCATTCTGAAGTAAAGCAACAGCATGGAATCCCAAGTTTCTGTATCTCAgtttgattaaaatatatatttctatttcaACTGCCTTTTCGCCTTTCtgcatgtttatttgtttacaaggaatgcattttaaaaagctatcattTGGCATTTCCATAGAGAGAAATGGCTTTACAATGACGCCTAATGACAGAGAAGATGAATTGCAGGAGaaatttttttccttcccctccctccctttccccccctcaaGGCACTACAGCCAAAGCCACAACAGAACAGTGATATCTTTCACTTATTACAGCCTTGGAAGAGATCTACATCATGTGCTTTAAcatccagatagatagatagatagatcccagacacacacactccactTGGTAATTCTTCCCAAAAAAGAAATGATCTTGGATGACAGCAAGGCAAGAACGGACAAGGTTCAGACCAATGCCTTGGCAGTGTACCCTTTATCTCATCCTTCAGTAAGCTGCAGAGAGCTTCCACCTACCCACTGCCACTTCCTGGAAGCTAGCCCTGCAGTCTGGTCTAAGATCTTGAAACTGACAGATGTGTCTCCTCCCTCCCTACACACCTTTCTtgctctgtattttaaaaaaaatctagctgTAGAGTATATTTCAGAATACACTTTTAGTCTATTTTAGAGTGTTTTAAGAAGTAGGGGGGGAAATACCTCCTGCCTAAGGAAGGGGTCCAGTGTGGTGCCACTGAGTAGATGCCCAAGACTTGCTTTCCTTCGCCCAGAGGAGCCATCACGTTCCGCCTGCAAAAGGATGCAAAGGGCTGGCTGCTGTCCGTGGTGCTGAAGATGCTCAGCTGCCTGGCAGAAGGCGCGCCGGAGGATCAGCTGCCCAGAGGctgctctccaaggtgctgaatcttgCCCAAAGTTGCTGCCTTGCTTGAGATCAATCCCAGCACTTGCTGTTTGGGGGAGAGCCTCTGGAAAAAAGCAGAACGCCAggatggtgctgctgctgctgactgCATTCCTGCCTGGATTGGCTCTGAGCTCCAGCATGCTGTTGCCGTTCCTGGAATTGGAAGCATAGCGTATTCTCCACCCTTGCATGCCTTGGTGCAGATATACCCAGGGTAGTGCTCCAATGGGGgcatttttttgtttcatttttatttttttattattattattgttatcattggAGTGGAACTGAAGCTTGCAACCAAGGGATCTAAGGAGATAAAAGAAGAAGCTGGCCACAATGGGCATGTTTTTGGAGTGTGGTTTGATACAAAGCAGCCTCAACTCTAGAGCCCTCTATGGTGACTGGCTTTGAATCCCAGAACAGGGTGAAAGCCTAGGTTTTGTGGTGCGTCGGCTGGATTGCTTTGGTGGAATGGGAGGCTTTGGGGAAAGAGATTTTCCAGGACTGGCTCTTGAAAATGTAATTGAGATAAATTGCTGTTTCTGATACATCGATGAAggatccccccacccccccaatggTGGCTTGTGACCCTTTCCAGCTTTCATCCTGAGTAGGTGAGTATAGATGTTTTTTTCTCAAAGGGGTGGCAATGTAGAGTTCTCAAAAGCTTTGGAGTAGCTTAGAAagagatttcatttcatttatttttttaaaaagaaattgacaacaaataacaaaatgaactttAGTGGTGTGTTGCTAGCTTCCCAGAGCTTGCTTACTTGTTTGGGTTTTTAACCTATGGCATAGATCTTGATGCCTTCCCATTTCTCTTCTCTCTGTCAAGATGTAGGCTGAGGTAGTTGTTGCAATAAAACCTAGGCTGATCAAACCCTGTTAGAAAGTGTGTTTGCCCATTTGAATCCTTTGTGAAGTCTGTTTTCGTTGTAACTACAAAACCTGATTTTTGTTAAGTGGTTTGGTTGGTCCccattaggaataacttctttGCAATTTGATTGTTTTCTAAAGTTTCCACAGCTTTGAGCATGGCAGACTGAAGCCTACCTGTAGCATGCTAGCGACTCCCTGTTAGGATCTGAAAGGCAGGGCAAATGAATTTGCAGCACAGAGACATAGACAACAGCATGACTGGAACAAATACTCTTTTCCCCAGGATAGAATGTGCCCTATGGTAAAGGTATATCCTCAGTGTCAAGTAATGAAATATTCTGAGCAGGGTTGTGAAACCTCCcgtctttctccttctttccctccctctttctctctctctgtctttctccatctcccctcCTTCTCATCACTGAAAAAACTGCTTTGTCAACAGGATCATTTAGGTTGTTCTGCAAGATGCCTTTTCCCTGAGTCATTCTTgtttggcattattattattattattattattattattttactttgacTTTATAAACTTGTATACATGTGTGCATATAAATCATGTGTGCGTGCTATGAAAATTCTGGATATCCCCACAATAATTTAACACAGACCACTGTTAGACAGTTGGTCCCAGAGAGCAAGATATACAAAAGAGGTAAGGTGATTAATATTTTGCTCAGGGCACCATATTCAGTAAACAGAAATGTTTCTCACTCCTAGAATGTCCTCATTACAAATGTGTTTAGAATACCTGTTTCCTGATCAGTTTCATAAAAGGGAAGAAAACTGTCCATGCCACCTTGTTTCTCTTCAGGGCTTGGGTTAGAGGAGTAGTAGAAAAGAAAGGCTGTACATTTGGATGAAAGTGAGAGAGAACTGACTGCAGCCAATAGTAAAGCAGGAAAATAGAAGTAGCATCTGAGGGAAAACCAAGGTTCTCCTTTATTTTAACATCAGACAATTGTGTGAACTCTTTCCTTTCTGAATGCCTTGGGTCCTCTATGCCTTTGTGGAGTCATGTCGGGTACTCACTTGGCCTGGCCTTTTGAAACCATTTTGTGAAGATCTTGGATTGGTATTGTATATGCTGCCTGtgcttttgcatttatttattttagactgTCATCAGCTGTCTTAGTAAGACAGGGCAAGGAAAGTGCAAACCAAATTGATAATTATATAGGAAACTTAAGCATGAACGTAGCCACTCTGGTGCAACCAACACTTAATCCTCATACATATGGATACCACCATGGTGTCAAACCTGTAGAGAATACAATGAGGTCTTCttcctagaaaaaaaaatccaacatgaAGTATTATTAATAATAGAGTACAATagacatttaaacatggctttccATTATAATACTGCAACAGGAGTAATTTTTGCACAACTAGGGCCAGAAACAGTGCAGCCTTTTCTTCCTATTGGAAGTATAAATGTAGTTacatttcagagggttttctcccttttttcttaaGCTCTTGTTTTTCATTAAAGCACCTGACATACGTCCATCTTGGTTTTAGTTAACCATTTGAGATGGGTTGGAGTTAGTATTGGCTTGTAAGCTACAATTAGGTAGGAATGATTATGGTAATTTGGTctaaatcccattctttaaaggcTCAGTTCATATGTGATTCATCCTCTCAGCAATTTAGTAAAGACCCACCCATAGGAATGAGTAAACAAACATACATGTCAGTTCAACTATAAACAAGGAGTTCCTTGTGTCTGTATGTATAACATAATTCacattcaacagctgaatgtatgcatgcatgccttGTCTAATGTGTTCAACACATAGAAGCTGACTAATGTCAAAAGGCATCAATTCTAACCTTATCTGGCTAACAGGCATGTTGTCCAATCCAATTTGCATTGACATTCATTTATAATTTTCTTGTTAGGATAATATGTGCATCTTCTGGAGAAAAACTGAAGGCATGCGGACCCATCTTGCACTCCTTTAAACCATTGCATTCAGCTAGTGAAAAGTGTTCACATGAACTGTCAAACTCTACCATTGAGGCACACATTGTGCTTGCTATCCCAGTTCACCAGTTCCAAGCAAACTCTTCTATAGAGAATGTCCAAGTTGTGTGTACATTCTCCCTTTGGCTTTTTCAGTATTGTGCACAAGAGTTGATGATGAACTGGTTTCATTTTATTCCTTTCAAAACTGGTAGAAAGACAAGATTTCTAATTAGTACATGTTTGGTATATAATAGAAGccctataatatatatatgtttcaagttgttcctgtttaaaatatttgttttcagctCACCACCCTGGCCTCTCCATGGAAGCATCCGTGTATATCTGATATTAGGACCATACGCAGACACTGAGGAGTGGGATGGCTCTTCATGAAGTCTGCATATTACTGTTGCTAATTCCTGGTTTGGTTACTCCAGCTGCCTTCAACCATGAAGACTACCCTGCTGATGACGGCGAACAGATCtcaaataatgataataaccTGATCTTTGATGACTATCGGGGGAAAGGCTGTGTGGATGACAGTGGTTTTGTATACAAACTGGGAGAGCGGTTTTTTCCAGGGCATTCCAATTGTCCATGTGTCTGTACTGAGGATGGGCCTGTTTGTGACCAACCTGAATGCCCCAAAATCCACCCAAAGTGTACTAAAGTGGAACACAATGGATGTTGTCCAGAATGCAAAGAAGTGAAGAACTTTTGTGAATACCATGGGAAAAGTTATAAAATCTTGGAGGAATTTAAGGTAAGACCACTTcaaattgattgactgattgatagaccatatatattcacatatatatacactataCCAGATGCTACACCAATCACTTCTTGGACAGAGTTTTCCCCAGATTCATTAACCTGTTGTCTGTAACATACTGGGAAAATATATGACTATATTCTGTAACTCTGTGATGATCCAAACAAATTGCCATACAGtaggccctttgtatccactggggtttggttccagtacactctgtggataccaaaatccatggatactcaagtcccagtAAGATGGTGCcacttgtataaaatggcaaaatcaaggtttgctttatttattttgtatatcttttaaaaattcaaaccgtggatgcttggatacatggattttaaaaaacgtggatatggagggctgactgtattatcatCATCAAGGGGGAAAATAAAGGAAGTGTTACCCAAGGAAAAGTGGGGGGACTCGGGTGTCCCCACAACTTCTCTTAAAAACCTGGGGAATTAGTTTTGCACAAGGAAGCTTATGAGAGGCTGGGTAACTTGAGGATCCTTTCCACATGTGtgtaccagtactaactgaggaaGGCTCCAAGTTTaggtgaattaagaaggtttttattcagaaatacaTGAGGCTGCAACCAAACATACAAGAGTAATTCAGACGGGCACAGCactcagagctaaccaaaatggaagtATGGAAAATGGACAGTGAAGTTTTAGAGGTGCAAAGGGGTGATATTTACCTGTCCTGGAGAGATGACCACAGAAAGTGGGATGTGGCTTAGCCCAGGTTTTGAGGGCAACACAGTTAATACACAGAGCACAGACTAAGGATCAACTTTGGGTACGGCGGCTAGTGTTGgaactgatatttatatctggGAACCTATCCTCAGGGAATATGCTAtaatgtaacaaagacctgatggtcttcccaggaattgacaatgggattccagaccaGTTGATGGCTTTAACCTCAAGACTACAAAAAAACAATGATTAGATTAGAACAACCCCAGGGTATATTGATAAGGATGTTGGCTGGGAACATGTCAAGGGATAGTTAGGAAGCGTTGGCTTACTGCCTTGGTGCACTGAGACCTTCTTTGTCTCTTGGTAGAAAAAGATATGTAGAGAGCTTGATGGGGAGATagaagtgatcagcaaacccatttagcttTTGTCTCAGTATTATCTGGGTCCTTCCACCTGTCTTTGAGTCTCCATTCCTTCCCATGGAAAAGTCACCTGATGTTCCAATGGTTATagtgacctcttaagaacatgccaggctcaagatatgaaaatatggagacccaAAATATATAATCACAAAGCATGCAGGATATATTAACAGAAGGGAACTAGAAACAAGTCAGACTATCAATTTTCATCCAGTCTTGCTAAATTCTGTATTTTCTACCAGTGGTATGTTTGATTTCAATCAAGTACATGTCACATGAAATTATACTTTTGGACTGTATGATTTGCAAGGCTATgcaacagaggcctgttacagacagccaaaatgaagctgcttcgagtcactttggagatatggtatttcaatgatacatgcgtcctaagagtccaaaggccgcaccaaagccacgctccagtcctaaggactggagtgcagctttggtgaagcttccagactcttaggattcatgcatcattgaaataccatacctccaaagtgactcgaagcagcttcattttggcctgtctgtaacaggccaaagtcatGCATTGGTCCCAAAAAAAGATGGTGTTCCTCTGCTTTCCTAAAGCACTCAAACTCTTTGACCATCTTGGTAAGGATATCCTCAGAAAGCTTTACAGTCTATGGGCTGAATTGTACAGGCTACCCTAGAAATATAGTCTTTATACTATTTTTTAGATGTGCAGTTGTAGTCATATGAGTGCATTCATGATAGACTCATGATTGTAGGGTTCCAGATCTATAGATATGAACTGTCTAATTAAAgacaataataattgtaagccactctgagagcctttagggcaaaagggtggggtataaatactctaaataaataaataaataaataggaaatacTTTCTAACAACAAATACTAGTGGAAACAATACAAACCAAATCATGTTCGATATTTGTTCTACAGGAATAGGTGCTTCATTGCTGACCCTAATATCATTCCAGTATTTCCAGTATATTGCAGGAATATATTTCCACTACAAAAAGGGATTTTATGAAAGTTAAGTTAGCTTCTGTGATTGAAATCAGTCTACCCAGCCTGACAAATCATAGGACCTGTTCCCTTTCAGCCAGTTGAGTAGTTTTGGTCCATTGATGGTAAAGCAAATCTTTGCATACATTTAACCCTAAGCATTGATAAGCCCCAATAAGCCCATAAGTGTACCCTattgggaggagggggaggaatcacTTTGTTCATACGAAGGCAGTAGGCCATGTAGAGTCAACCCTGTCCACAGTTCTCCAGGATCACAGACAGACCTTATTTCCATCTGGACCTCAAAGATCACCTGCTATGAAtgtcaatataaaaataatatgccACTTAGAGTCACATAACCATAGGGGCCTGGGCCTTCTGAGCACTATTCTGTTCCTGGGGTTTGAACTGAATCCGAATCATCTCCATCAGTTTTCTCCATCCCTTATTCCTTTACAATTTTCAAAAACCTGTTATTGCAGTGAAGTTCGATTACACTTACAGTGAGATCTAGTTCATTCACGAACTCTGCTTTTCCCCCCACATGTAAATGGCCACATTCCCCAATGTGTATGCACTTACATGCACCCAGACATTCATACTCACCATTCCCAAACAGTCATGATGACAGTGTGACAAGCGCTCCTCCAGTCACAAGAATTGTGTTTAAAAAATATCCACTGCTGCCTGGTTCACACATTGTGGGTATAACCCAACCAAGCCAAAGTATTTTACGAAccccatttatttaaaacatttttgtcccGCCTTTTCTCAAAAGATTTCAAGGAGGCTAACAAAATTATCCATTAATTTTGGGAATTCAATGTGTTTTATTAGGACTAACAGGCTTTAAATATGTTAAACTTTGCTGGATCTCAGGCCTTATGTTTCCTGAGTGCATACCATGGAATAGTCAGGAGTGTTGACATGTATGGATGGAGTTCGGTCTGTATCTCCTTCAAAATGTTGCTGACATTGAACTTTTTCCCCTCTTCAAGTTCACCAGATGGTTTGTTACATCTATAGGAGACTCACTATCTTCTGATAGTGTGGATTATGCAAGAAATCCTTTCGCTTTGCTACTCTAGTCTGGTAGATAGAGCTTGAAGGATCTGTTAAAGCATAAAATACCTCTAATCCAAGCAATCTGTCTGGACTAAATTGTTAGCAACAGTGCTATGAAGACATTGTCAGGAAGACTTGAATTTCCTGATTTCCTGATACTCATGTATTATCACCATCCCAGGAAAATACAGCTGTTTGGAGGTTGTCCACATGGCACTTTGTTCATATGAAGGGGCTTGCTATGTGGTGCCACTAATTACTCCATATCAAACCATCTTCTCTTATGCAAATGAAGATGGCAAAACACCAGTCATCAGTGTTGTATAGGGAAGGAGCCATTTTGCATGAGGAGCTTGTGCAAGGAATAGCCTACTAATGAAAACATGTTCAAGGGTTTCTCAGATTTTTTTGATGGCAGATGAAACTGGGAATTAGTGGAATGAAATGGCCAAGAGAATGAGCTACGAATCTGGAAGCCATTGCCTTAAATCTAACCTCAGCTCCCACTTCCCAAAGTGGTTTTAAGCTAGCCTTTCTCTCTGAGGCATCTCCAATATAGGGATAATACTATAATGCTGTGACAGTCcttcagcaacaacaataaccaatTTCATGCCTTACTACAACTTCAAAGTAGCTTGAGTGAAACCcaccccattctttttctttcttgtttcacCTTTAGTGAAGACTGATTTTCTTCATCTGGGAGAGGTGAACAGGGCTGATGAATAGTGGAATTACTTAGCTGTTAAAAATATTGCACACAAACATCTCTTCCTTTCACCTGGGACTGTGTATGGCTATTACAGCATT is a window from the Sceloporus undulatus isolate JIND9_A2432 ecotype Alabama chromosome 1, SceUnd_v1.1, whole genome shotgun sequence genome containing:
- the VWC2L gene encoding von Willebrand factor C domain-containing protein 2-like; its protein translation is MALHEVCILLLLIPGLVTPAAFNHEDYPADDGEQISNNDNNLIFDDYRGKGCVDDSGFVYKLGERFFPGHSNCPCVCTEDGPVCDQPECPKIHPKCTKVEHNGCCPECKEVKNFCEYHGKSYKILEEFKPSPCEWCRCEPSNEVHCVVADCAVPECVNPVYEPEQCCPVCKNG